One segment of Streptomyces sp. NBC_00576 DNA contains the following:
- a CDS encoding SGNH/GDSL hydrolase family protein, whose product MRKRSHRSRAVVAVVSAALLGVAGCDAAGGASPAPDGTRAKAKPSPTPTPAWDSSPASMAAVGDSITRGFDACSVLSDCPEVSWATGSDKAVNSLAVRLLGASGAAARSWNHAVSGSRMTDLPAQMTKAAVHKPALVTVMTGANDACRASVGAMTSVADFRASFAQALRTLRRAAPKSQVYVASVPDLKRLWSQGRGNALGKAVWKLGICPSMLGDPDAVDSAATARRDEVQGRVEAYNSALKEVCATDRLCRFDGGAVFGFDFGTRQLSPWDWFHPSRNGQARLAEIAYRGVTGRKAVT is encoded by the coding sequence ATGCGGAAACGAAGTCACCGTTCGCGGGCCGTCGTCGCCGTCGTGTCGGCGGCCCTGCTGGGTGTCGCCGGGTGTGACGCCGCCGGTGGCGCGTCTCCGGCTCCGGACGGCACCCGGGCGAAGGCGAAGCCGTCGCCGACCCCGACGCCCGCCTGGGACAGCAGCCCGGCCTCCATGGCCGCCGTGGGCGACTCCATCACGCGCGGCTTCGACGCCTGCTCGGTGCTGTCCGACTGCCCCGAGGTGTCCTGGGCGACCGGCAGCGACAAGGCCGTGAACAGTCTGGCCGTACGGCTGCTGGGGGCGTCCGGGGCTGCGGCGCGCAGCTGGAACCACGCCGTCAGCGGCTCCCGGATGACCGATCTGCCCGCCCAGATGACGAAGGCCGCCGTCCACAAGCCCGCGCTGGTGACGGTGATGACGGGGGCCAACGACGCGTGCCGGGCGTCGGTGGGGGCGATGACGTCGGTGGCCGACTTCCGGGCGTCGTTCGCGCAGGCGCTGCGGACCCTGCGTAGGGCCGCGCCCAAGAGCCAGGTGTATGTGGCGAGCGTGCCGGATCTGAAGCGGCTCTGGTCGCAGGGGCGGGGCAACGCGTTGGGCAAGGCGGTGTGGAAGCTGGGGATCTGTCCGTCGATGCTGGGTGACCCGGACGCGGTCGACTCGGCGGCGACCGCGCGGCGGGACGAGGTGCAGGGGCGGGTGGAGGCGTACAACTCGGCGCTGAAGGAGGTGTGCGCCACGGACCGGCTGTGCCGGTTCGACGGGGGCGCGGTCTTCGGCTTCGACTTCGGGACGCGGCAGTTGAGCCCCTGGGACTGGTTCCATCCGAGCCGCAACGGGCAGGCGCGGCTGGCCGAGATCGCGTACCGCGGAGTCACCGGCAGGAAGGCGGTGACCTAG
- a CDS encoding DUF3145 domain-containing protein, whose product MTTRGVLYVHSAPRALCPHVEWAVAGVLGTRVSLDWIRQPAAPGTWRSEFSWKGQVGTASKLASALRGWQLLRFEVTSEPCATAEGERYSCTPDLGIYQAITGIHGDILIPEDRLRAALTRSQRGETDLEAELAKLLGKPWDDELEPFRYAGEGAPVRWLHQVV is encoded by the coding sequence GTGACGACACGTGGAGTTCTGTACGTGCACTCCGCGCCGCGCGCGCTGTGCCCGCACGTCGAGTGGGCCGTCGCCGGAGTGCTCGGCACGCGCGTCAGCCTCGACTGGATCCGCCAGCCCGCCGCACCGGGCACCTGGCGCTCCGAGTTCTCCTGGAAGGGCCAGGTCGGCACCGCCTCCAAGCTCGCGTCGGCCCTGCGCGGCTGGCAGTTGCTGCGCTTCGAGGTCACCTCGGAACCCTGCGCCACCGCCGAGGGGGAGCGCTACAGCTGCACCCCCGACCTCGGCATCTACCAGGCGATCACCGGCATCCACGGCGACATCCTCATCCCCGAGGACCGCCTCCGCGCCGCCCTCACCCGCTCCCAGCGCGGAGAGACGGACCTGGAGGCCGAGTTGGCCAAACTTTTGGGCAAACCCTGGGACGACGAGCTCGAGCCGTTCAGATACGCGGGCGAGGGCGCCCCGGTGAGATGGCTGCACCAGGTGGTGTGA
- the fabF gene encoding beta-ketoacyl-ACP synthase II, translating into MSPTNRTVVVTGIGATTPLGGDAASTWEGLVAGKSGVRALEQEWAAEQAVRIAAQIAVEPSEIIPRPQARRLDRSAQFALIAAKEAWADAGFTDRAGEGENQAVDPDRLGTVIASGIGGVTTLLDQYDVMKEKGVRRVSPHTVPMLMPNSPSANVGLLVGARAGVHTPVSACASGAEAIGYAIEMIRTGRADVVVAGGTEAAIHPLPIAAFGNMMAMSKNNENPTGASRPYDTGRDGFVLGEGSGVVVLESAEHAAARGARVYAEAVGQGISADAHDIVQPEPEGRGISAALRNLLASTDLDPAEIVHVNAHATSTPAGDVAELKALRNVFGDDVDHMAVSATKSMTGHLLGGAGGVETVATVLALYHRVAPPTINVENLDPEADADIVRGEARKLPVDGRIAALNDSFGFGGHNVVLAFRSV; encoded by the coding sequence GTGAGCCCGACCAATCGCACCGTGGTCGTCACCGGTATCGGCGCAACCACACCGCTGGGTGGTGACGCGGCCTCTACCTGGGAGGGTCTGGTCGCCGGCAAGTCCGGTGTCCGTGCCCTGGAGCAGGAGTGGGCGGCCGAGCAGGCCGTCCGCATCGCCGCGCAGATCGCCGTCGAACCGTCCGAGATCATTCCCCGGCCCCAGGCCCGCCGGCTGGACCGGTCGGCGCAGTTCGCGCTGATCGCCGCCAAGGAGGCGTGGGCCGACGCGGGCTTCACCGACCGCGCGGGCGAGGGCGAGAACCAGGCCGTCGACCCCGACCGGCTCGGTACCGTCATCGCCTCGGGCATCGGCGGAGTCACGACTCTGCTCGACCAGTACGACGTGATGAAGGAGAAGGGCGTACGCCGCGTCTCCCCGCACACCGTCCCGATGCTGATGCCCAACAGCCCCTCCGCCAACGTGGGTCTGCTCGTCGGCGCCCGCGCCGGTGTGCACACCCCGGTCTCCGCCTGCGCCTCGGGCGCCGAGGCCATCGGCTACGCCATCGAGATGATCCGTACCGGCCGCGCCGACGTCGTCGTCGCCGGTGGCACGGAGGCGGCCATCCATCCGCTGCCCATCGCCGCGTTCGGCAACATGATGGCGATGTCCAAGAACAACGAGAACCCGACGGGTGCCTCGCGTCCGTACGACACGGGCCGCGACGGCTTCGTGCTGGGTGAGGGCTCCGGCGTGGTCGTCCTGGAGTCCGCCGAGCACGCCGCCGCGCGCGGTGCCCGGGTCTACGCGGAAGCGGTCGGCCAGGGCATCTCGGCCGACGCCCACGACATCGTGCAGCCGGAGCCGGAGGGACGCGGTATCTCGGCGGCCCTGCGGAATCTGCTGGCCAGCACCGATCTGGACCCCGCCGAGATCGTGCACGTCAACGCGCACGCCACGTCGACGCCGGCGGGTGACGTCGCCGAACTCAAGGCGCTGCGCAATGTGTTCGGCGATGATGTCGACCACATGGCCGTGTCCGCGACCAAGTCGATGACCGGACACCTGCTCGGTGGCGCCGGCGGTGTCGAGACGGTGGCGACCGTGCTTGCGCTGTACCACCGGGTCGCCCCGCCGACGATCAACGTCGAGAACCTCGACCCCGAGGCCGACGCGGACATCGTGCGTGGCGAGGCCCGCAAGCTGCCGGTGGACGGTCGTATCGCCGCCCTGAACGACTCGTTCGGGTTCGGCGGCCACAACGTGGTGCTGGCGTTCCGATCGGTCTGA
- a CDS encoding acyl carrier protein: MAATQEEIVAGLADIVNEIAGIPVEDVQLDKSFTDDLDVDSLSMVEVVVAAEERFDVKIPDEDVKNLKTVGDATAYILKNQD, from the coding sequence ATGGCCGCCACTCAGGAAGAGATCGTCGCCGGTCTCGCCGACATCGTGAACGAGATCGCCGGCATCCCGGTTGAGGACGTCCAGCTGGACAAGTCCTTCACCGACGACCTGGACGTCGACTCGCTGTCCATGGTCGAGGTCGTCGTCGCCGCCGAAGAGCGCTTCGACGTCAAGATCCCCGACGAGGACGTCAAGAACCTCAAGACGGTCGGCGACGCCACCGCGTACATCCTCAAGAACCAGGACTGA
- a CDS encoding ketoacyl-ACP synthase III, translating into MSKIKPSKGAPYARILGVGGYRPVRVVPNEVILETIDSSDEWIRSRSGIETRHWASDEETVAAMSIEASGKAIADAGITAQQIGGVVVATVSHFKQTPAVATEIADKLGTAKAAAFDISAGCAGFGYGLTLAKGMIVDGSAEYVLVIGVERLSDLTDLEDRATAFLFGDGAGAVVVGPSQEPHIGPTVWGSEGDKSDTIKQTVPWNEYDSSGKFPAITQEGQAVFRWAVFEMAKVAKEALDASGLSPDDLDVFIPHQANERIIDSMVKTLKLPEHVTVARDVRTTGNTSAASIPLAMERLLATGEAKSGDTALVIGFGAGLVYAATVVTLP; encoded by the coding sequence ATGTCGAAGATCAAACCCAGTAAGGGTGCCCCGTACGCGCGCATCCTGGGGGTGGGTGGGTACCGGCCGGTCCGGGTCGTGCCCAACGAGGTGATCCTGGAGACGATCGACTCGTCCGACGAGTGGATCCGCTCCCGCTCCGGCATCGAGACCCGGCACTGGGCCTCCGACGAGGAGACCGTCGCCGCGATGTCGATCGAGGCGTCCGGCAAGGCGATCGCCGACGCGGGGATCACCGCCCAGCAGATCGGCGGCGTGGTCGTCGCCACCGTCTCGCACTTCAAGCAGACCCCCGCCGTGGCCACCGAGATCGCCGACAAGCTCGGCACGGCCAAGGCCGCCGCGTTCGACATCTCGGCGGGCTGTGCGGGCTTCGGCTACGGCCTGACCCTGGCCAAGGGCATGATCGTCGACGGTTCGGCGGAGTACGTCCTTGTCATCGGCGTCGAGCGGTTGTCCGACCTGACCGACCTGGAGGACCGGGCGACCGCCTTCCTGTTCGGTGACGGCGCGGGCGCGGTCGTCGTGGGCCCCTCCCAGGAACCGCACATCGGTCCGACCGTGTGGGGATCCGAGGGTGACAAGTCGGACACCATCAAGCAGACCGTACCGTGGAACGAGTACGACAGTTCCGGCAAGTTTCCTGCGATCACGCAGGAGGGCCAGGCGGTGTTCCGCTGGGCCGTGTTCGAGATGGCGAAGGTCGCCAAGGAGGCGCTGGACGCTTCCGGACTTTCGCCGGACGACCTGGACGTCTTCATTCCCCACCAGGCCAACGAGCGCATCATCGACTCGATGGTGAAGACACTCAAACTGCCGGAGCACGTCACGGTCGCGCGCGACGTGCGCACCACCGGTAACACGTCGGCCGCCTCGATCCCGCTCGCGATGGAGCGGCTTCTGGCGACCGGCGAGGCGAAGAGCGGCGACACCGCGCTCGTCATCGGCTTCGGGGCGGGTCTCGTGTACGCCGCGACGGTCGTTACCCTCCCCTAG
- a CDS encoding ACP S-malonyltransferase: MLVLVAPGQGAQTPGFLTPWLELPGAAERVAAWSDAIGLDLVHYGTEADADAIRDTAVAQPLLVAAGILSASALGAMDGDLTLGAVAGHSVGEITAAALAGVLDDTAALTLVRKRGLAMAEAAAVTKTGMAALLGGDPEVTVAHLEKLGLTPANVNGAGQIVAAGTVEQIDALVEDKPEGVRKVVKLQVAGAFHTHHMAPAVDVLAAAAASLTPGDPKITYVSNKDGQTVADGPEVLARLVGQVANPVRWDLCMETFKTLGVTAFIEVCPGGTLTGLAKRALPGVKTLALKTPADLDAARELIAESLASTSAADAAGA, encoded by the coding sequence GTGCTCGTACTCGTCGCTCCCGGCCAAGGCGCCCAGACGCCCGGCTTCCTGACTCCATGGCTCGAACTGCCCGGTGCCGCCGAGCGCGTCGCCGCGTGGTCCGACGCCATCGGGCTCGACCTCGTCCACTACGGCACCGAGGCCGACGCCGACGCGATCCGCGACACCGCTGTCGCCCAGCCGCTGCTGGTCGCGGCCGGGATACTGTCCGCCTCGGCACTGGGTGCCATGGACGGTGACCTCACGCTCGGCGCCGTCGCCGGTCACAGTGTCGGTGAGATCACCGCCGCCGCCCTCGCGGGCGTCCTCGACGACACGGCCGCCCTGACCCTCGTACGCAAGCGCGGTCTGGCCATGGCCGAGGCCGCCGCCGTCACGAAGACCGGGATGGCGGCGCTCCTCGGTGGTGACCCCGAGGTGACCGTGGCCCATCTGGAGAAGCTGGGCCTGACGCCGGCGAACGTGAACGGCGCCGGGCAGATCGTCGCCGCGGGTACGGTCGAGCAGATCGACGCCCTCGTCGAGGACAAGCCCGAAGGGGTGCGCAAGGTCGTCAAGTTGCAGGTGGCCGGTGCTTTCCACACGCACCACATGGCTCCGGCTGTCGATGTGCTCGCCGCTGCCGCCGCTTCGCTGACGCCGGGCGACCCGAAGATCACGTACGTCTCCAACAAGGACGGACAGACGGTCGCGGACGGGCCGGAAGTGCTCGCGCGACTGGTCGGGCAGGTCGCCAACCCGGTGCGCTGGGACCTGTGCATGGAGACGTTCAAGACGCTGGGCGTGACCGCGTTCATCGAGGTGTGCCCGGGCGGCACCCTCACCGGTCTCGCCAAGCGCGCACTGCCCGGCGTGAAGACGCTGGCCCTGAAGACCCCCGCCGACCTCGACGCCGCTCGTGAGCTCATCGCCGAGTCACTGGCCTCGACCTCCGCCGCCGACGCGGCAGGCGCCTGA
- a CDS encoding PucR family transcriptional regulator, translating to MPEPESHHPAPTARPEHPHPGTLKRLEKSSGSLAAQAITRMDETLSWYRAMPPENRSWIGLVAQAGIAAFTEWFRHPDAPQAISTDVFGTAPRELTRAITLRQTVEMVRTTIEVMESAIDEVAAPGDESMLREALLVYAREIAFATAQVYAQAAEARGAWDARLESLVVNAVLSGEADEGAVSRAAALGWNSPDHVCVLLGTAPDGDSELTVEAIRRAARHAKLQVLTGVLGDRLVVIAGGNDNPIAVAKSLIGPYAAGPVVAGPIVPDLLAATRSAQAAAAGLKACLAWQDAPRPVLADDLLPERAIAGDPGARDQLVEEIYRPLEEAGSALLETLAVYLEQASSLEGAARMLFVHPNTVRYRLRRVTDVTGWSPSDVRSAFTLRIALILGRLADGDHQP from the coding sequence GTGCCCGAACCCGAATCCCACCACCCCGCGCCCACCGCACGTCCCGAACACCCGCACCCGGGGACCTTGAAGCGGCTGGAGAAGTCGTCCGGGAGTCTCGCCGCGCAGGCGATCACGCGCATGGACGAGACGCTGTCGTGGTACCGGGCGATGCCCCCGGAGAACCGTTCCTGGATCGGGCTGGTCGCCCAGGCCGGCATCGCCGCCTTCACCGAGTGGTTCCGGCATCCCGATGCTCCGCAGGCCATCTCCACGGACGTCTTCGGTACCGCTCCCCGCGAGCTGACCAGGGCGATCACCCTGCGCCAGACCGTCGAGATGGTCCGTACGACCATCGAGGTCATGGAGAGCGCCATCGACGAGGTGGCCGCTCCCGGTGACGAGTCCATGCTGCGTGAGGCGCTGCTCGTCTACGCCCGCGAGATCGCTTTCGCCACCGCACAGGTGTACGCCCAGGCCGCCGAGGCACGGGGTGCCTGGGACGCCCGGCTGGAGTCGCTCGTCGTCAACGCCGTGCTCAGCGGCGAGGCCGACGAGGGTGCCGTGTCGCGGGCCGCCGCGCTTGGCTGGAACTCGCCCGACCATGTGTGCGTACTGCTGGGCACCGCACCCGACGGTGACAGTGAATTGACCGTCGAGGCGATCCGCCGGGCCGCCCGGCACGCCAAGTTGCAGGTACTGACCGGTGTCCTGGGCGATCGGCTCGTCGTCATCGCGGGCGGCAACGACAATCCGATCGCCGTTGCCAAGTCGCTGATCGGGCCTTATGCCGCCGGGCCGGTGGTCGCGGGGCCCATCGTGCCCGATCTGCTCGCCGCCACCCGGTCCGCGCAGGCCGCCGCCGCAGGGCTCAAGGCCTGTTTGGCCTGGCAGGACGCACCGCGTCCGGTACTCGCCGATGATCTCCTGCCGGAACGCGCGATCGCCGGTGACCCGGGGGCGCGCGACCAGTTGGTGGAGGAGATCTACAGACCGCTGGAGGAGGCCGGGTCCGCACTTCTGGAAACCCTCGCCGTCTATCTCGAACAGGCGAGCAGTCTGGAGGGCGCGGCGCGCATGCTCTTCGTTCACCCGAACACCGTGCGCTACCGGCTCCGACGTGTGACTGACGTCACCGGATGGTCACCTTCAGATGTACGATCCGCATTCACACTTCGGATCGCGCTGATCCTGGGGCGCCTGGCCGATGGGGATCACCAGCCCTAG
- a CDS encoding pirin family protein: protein MDVRRAHERYPGGDPAAGIESWHAFSFGPHYDPDNLRFGALIACNEERLAPGAGFDEHPHSHTEIVTWVTEGALTHRDSTGHETVVRPGDVQRLSAAGGVRHVERNEGPTPLTFIQMWLAPLTLGGTPSYETVHGIADSTPYAVPEAGAMLHVRRLSAGERTAVPDATYVYVHVVRGEVRLGPEKLGPGDAARITGATGMEATGVTATELLLWEMQP, encoded by the coding sequence ATGGATGTACGGCGTGCGCACGAGCGCTATCCAGGGGGCGACCCGGCGGCCGGTATCGAATCGTGGCACGCCTTCTCCTTCGGCCCCCACTACGACCCGGACAACCTGCGCTTCGGCGCGCTGATCGCCTGCAACGAGGAACGTCTCGCGCCCGGCGCCGGCTTCGACGAACACCCGCACAGCCACACCGAGATCGTGACGTGGGTGACAGAGGGGGCGCTCACCCACCGCGACTCGACGGGCCACGAGACGGTGGTGCGCCCGGGAGACGTGCAGCGCCTGAGCGCGGCGGGGGGCGTACGCCACGTGGAACGCAACGAGGGGCCCACCCCTCTGACCTTCATCCAGATGTGGCTGGCCCCTCTGACCCTCGGCGGCACCCCGTCCTACGAGACCGTCCACGGCATCGCGGACTCCACGCCGTACGCGGTCCCCGAGGCGGGCGCGATGCTGCACGTACGGCGCTTGTCGGCGGGCGAGCGCACGGCGGTGCCGGACGCGACGTACGTGTACGTCCACGTCGTACGGGGCGAGGTGCGCCTGGGCCCCGAGAAGCTCGGCCCGGGGGACGCGGCACGGATCACCGGAGCGACGGGCATGGAGGCGACCGGGGTAACGGCGACGGAGCTGCTGCTGTGGGAGATGCAGCCCTGA
- a CDS encoding serine hydrolase domain-containing protein, whose translation MSLKSLTLIENWPVPTAAAAVVRADGAVLGSHGPLDHRFPLASVTKPLAAYAALVAYEEGAIELDEPAGPPGSTVRHLLAHTSGLAFDEHRVTAPPGERRLYSNAGFEVLGDHVAKATEIPFAEYVRQAVLEPLGMTSTGVEGSPAKDGVSTVGDLVRFAAEVQAPRLLDPRTVAEAMTVQYPGTKGVLPGYGHQNPNDWGLGFEIRGVKSPHWTGSSSSARTFGHFGQAGTFLWIDPGVGVACVALTDRAFGAWAVEVWPGFTDAVVAEVRG comes from the coding sequence ATGTCGTTGAAGAGCCTCACGCTGATCGAGAACTGGCCCGTGCCCACCGCCGCCGCGGCCGTCGTACGGGCGGACGGTGCCGTTCTCGGCAGCCATGGCCCCCTCGACCACCGGTTCCCGCTCGCCTCGGTCACCAAGCCGCTCGCCGCGTACGCCGCCCTCGTCGCGTACGAGGAGGGCGCCATCGAACTCGACGAGCCGGCCGGGCCGCCCGGATCGACGGTCCGCCATCTCCTCGCGCACACCTCGGGGCTCGCCTTCGACGAGCACCGGGTGACGGCTCCGCCCGGGGAGCGGCGGTTGTACTCCAACGCCGGGTTCGAGGTGTTGGGGGATCACGTGGCGAAGGCGACGGAGATTCCGTTCGCGGAGTATGTGCGGCAGGCGGTGCTGGAGCCGCTCGGGATGACCTCGACGGGGGTGGAGGGGTCGCCCGCGAAGGACGGTGTCTCGACTGTCGGGGATCTGGTGCGGTTCGCCGCCGAGGTGCAGGCTCCTCGGCTACTGGATCCGCGGACGGTCGCGGAGGCGATGACGGTCCAGTACCCGGGGACGAAGGGTGTCCTTCCCGGGTACGGGCACCAGAACCCCAATGACTGGGGGCTCGGATTCGAGATCCGGGGCGTGAAGTCGCCGCACTGGACGGGGAGTTCGTCGTCGGCCCGCACATTCGGGCATTTCGGGCAGGCGGGTACGTTTCTTTGGATCGATCCGGGGGTGGGGGTGGCGTGTGTCGCGCTCACCGATCGGGCGTTCGGGGCGTGGGCGGTGGAGGTTTGGCCGGGGTTCACGGATGCGGTGGTGGCGGAGGTGCGGGGCTGA
- a CDS encoding GNAT family N-acetyltransferase: MTLVRRATPEDAGELLRLRQVMIDSMSGANTDTGWQSASLATVSARLADPAGGFAAFVVDHPERPGALAALVVGTVEYRIGRAGNPHGRIGYVFSVATDPDARRRGYARACMEALVDWFREQGVGQIDLTASADAVPLYASLGFVRQPDPLMRLRF; this comes from the coding sequence ATGACTCTCGTACGCCGTGCCACACCCGAGGATGCCGGAGAACTGCTCCGGCTGCGCCAGGTGATGATCGACTCGATGTCCGGGGCGAACACCGACACCGGCTGGCAGTCAGCGTCCCTGGCGACGGTATCCGCGAGGCTCGCGGATCCGGCTGGGGGCTTCGCCGCGTTTGTCGTCGACCATCCCGAGCGGCCGGGAGCACTCGCCGCCCTGGTCGTGGGGACCGTCGAGTACCGGATCGGGCGCGCGGGCAATCCGCACGGGCGGATCGGGTACGTCTTCAGCGTCGCCACCGACCCGGACGCGCGCCGCCGAGGATACGCGCGGGCCTGCATGGAGGCGTTGGTGGACTGGTTCCGGGAACAGGGCGTCGGCCAGATCGACCTCACCGCGTCCGCCGACGCGGTGCCGCTGTACGCGTCGCTGGGCTTCGTCCGGCAACCGGACCCCTTGATGCGGCTGCGGTTCTGA
- a CDS encoding MerR family transcriptional regulator codes for MTVLETPNPTTDTPTAPTAPAVPATADSCAGPRQPDRRPDGQDRYTISEVVVFTGLTAHTLRWYERIGLMPHIDRSHTGQRRYSNRDLDWLDLVGKLRLTGMPVADMVRYAELVREGDHTYGERFELLESTRRAVLDRIAELQDTLAVLDRKISFYAEADLDAGLARDVREMERVR; via the coding sequence ATGACGGTGCTGGAGACCCCAAACCCCACCACGGACACCCCCACTGCCCCCACTGCCCCCGCAGTCCCCGCCACGGCCGACAGCTGTGCGGGCCCGCGGCAGCCCGACCGGCGCCCGGACGGACAGGACCGCTACACGATCAGCGAGGTCGTCGTCTTCACCGGACTGACCGCGCACACCCTGCGCTGGTACGAGCGCATCGGGCTGATGCCGCACATCGACCGTTCGCACACCGGCCAGCGCCGCTACAGCAACCGCGACCTCGACTGGCTCGACCTCGTCGGCAAGCTCCGGCTGACCGGTATGCCGGTCGCGGACATGGTGCGGTACGCCGAACTCGTGCGCGAGGGCGACCACACGTACGGCGAGCGGTTCGAGCTGCTCGAATCGACGCGCCGGGCGGTCCTGGACCGGATCGCCGAACTCCAGGACACGCTCGCGGTACTGGACCGGAAGATCAGTTTCTACGCGGAAGCGGACCTTGACGCGGGCCTTGCCCGCGATGTCCGTGAGATGGAGAGGGTTCGATGA
- a CDS encoding aldo/keto reductase: MTNDDRRLSTTRLGTDGPEVGVQGLGCMGMSFAYGPTDADEARATLERALELGVTLYDTADAYGEGENERFLSPFFKAHRDEVVVATKFALAIPPDEPTRRIIRNDAPYIRQAVEASLKRLDLDVIDLYYMHRRDVNVPIEDTVGVMADLVREGKVKQLGLSEVTGPELRAAQAVHPIAAVQSEWSLFSRDIEAAVVPAARELGVTLVPYSPLGRGFLTGSFTNADQDLTEGDFRRTQPRFTGENATTNAALLAPIRTVAEAHGASLGQIALAWVQQQATVHDLPVVPIPGTRKRSRIEENAAATTITLTDEDLALLTPIAAKVAGPRYADMRFASAGRE; encoded by the coding sequence ATGACGAACGACGACCGCAGGCTCAGCACGACCCGGCTGGGCACCGACGGCCCCGAGGTCGGCGTACAGGGCCTCGGCTGCATGGGCATGAGCTTCGCGTACGGCCCCACGGACGCCGACGAGGCCCGCGCCACGCTGGAACGCGCACTCGAACTCGGCGTGACCCTCTACGACACGGCGGACGCCTACGGCGAGGGCGAGAACGAACGCTTCCTGTCCCCGTTCTTCAAGGCCCACCGCGACGAGGTCGTCGTCGCGACGAAGTTCGCCCTGGCGATCCCGCCGGACGAGCCGACCCGGCGGATCATCCGCAACGACGCGCCCTACATACGCCAGGCGGTCGAGGCCAGCCTCAAGCGCCTCGACCTCGACGTCATCGACCTCTACTACATGCACCGGCGCGATGTGAACGTCCCCATCGAGGACACGGTCGGTGTGATGGCCGACCTGGTCCGCGAGGGCAAGGTCAAGCAGCTGGGCCTGAGCGAGGTCACGGGCCCGGAGCTGCGGGCGGCCCAGGCCGTGCATCCGATCGCCGCCGTCCAGTCGGAGTGGTCCCTGTTCAGCCGGGACATCGAGGCGGCCGTGGTCCCGGCGGCCCGCGAACTGGGCGTCACCCTGGTCCCGTACTCCCCGCTCGGCCGAGGCTTCCTGACGGGCTCATTCACCAACGCCGACCAGGACCTGACCGAGGGCGACTTCCGCCGCACCCAGCCCCGCTTCACGGGCGAGAACGCCACGACGAACGCGGCCCTGCTGGCCCCCATCAGGACGGTCGCGGAAGCCCACGGCGCCTCCCTCGGCCAGATCGCCCTGGCCTGGGTCCAGCAGCAGGCCACCGTCCACGACCTCCCGGTCGTCCCGATCCCGGGCACACGTAAACGGTCCAGGATCGAGGAGAACGCGGCGGCGACAACCATCACCCTGACCGACGAGGACTTGGCGCTGCTGACCCCGATAGCGGCCAAGGTGGCAGGCCCGCGCTACGCGGACATGCGCTTCGCATCAGCGGGCAGGGAGTAA
- a CDS encoding DUF4429 domain-containing protein: MGDVLAGFHAAWEFDSDSVLIRFERGIRTPKLFQALGERRIPLEAIAGVTLTPGKRGTVVLRAEPRPGADPLMEAADGQLKENCDPYRLVLPAERETLAEYYADELRAQLTQRGPAERFLVDAPEVPRAFKAYDAKASFDGRAVSFRWFWTGASSAKWKAGDQTFPVADLSGVEWRSPEVFEGHLRLVRRTDSSVTPVDQDPASVVFGLGYGPVHESLPFAAAVLAAVRSAGGAAAVQLNSGRRDPADVAERIRHLGELHSAGLVTDEEFSVKKAELLAEL; encoded by the coding sequence ATGGGTGACGTACTGGCCGGATTTCATGCCGCCTGGGAGTTCGATTCCGACTCCGTGCTCATCCGCTTCGAACGGGGCATCCGCACGCCCAAGCTCTTCCAGGCGCTCGGCGAACGCCGTATCCCCCTGGAGGCGATCGCGGGTGTGACGCTGACCCCGGGCAAGCGCGGAACGGTGGTCCTGCGCGCCGAACCCCGGCCCGGCGCCGACCCGTTGATGGAGGCGGCCGACGGCCAGCTGAAGGAGAACTGCGATCCGTACCGGCTGGTGCTGCCGGCCGAGCGGGAGACGCTCGCCGAGTACTACGCGGACGAGCTGCGCGCCCAGCTGACCCAGCGGGGGCCTGCTGAAAGGTTCCTGGTGGATGCGCCCGAGGTGCCGCGGGCGTTCAAGGCGTACGACGCGAAGGCGTCCTTCGACGGACGGGCCGTGTCCTTCCGGTGGTTCTGGACGGGCGCGTCGTCGGCGAAGTGGAAGGCGGGCGACCAGACGTTTCCGGTCGCCGACCTGAGTGGGGTGGAGTGGCGGTCGCCCGAGGTGTTCGAGGGGCATCTGCGGTTGGTGCGGCGTACCGATTCTTCTGTAACGCCGGTCGACCAGGACCCCGCCTCGGTGGTGTTCGGGCTGGGGTACGGGCCTGTGCACGAGTCGTTGCCGTTCGCGGCGGCGGTGTTGGCGGCGGTTCGCTCCGCGGGTGGGGCGGCGGCGGTTCAGCTGAACTCCGGTCGGCGTGATCCTGCGGATGTTGCTGAACGGATTCGGCATCTTGGGGAGTTGCACTCGGCCGGGTTGGTCACCGATGAGGAGTTTTCGGTGAAGAAGGCTGAGTTGTTGGCGGAGCTTTAG